A genome region from Bradyrhizobium sp. WSM1417 includes the following:
- a CDS encoding peptidyl-alpha-hydroxyglycine alpha-amidating lyase family protein, with protein MPAILGTGEHCYRVVENFAKLPDGWQLTDVASVAVDSKDRVYVFNRGAHPMVVLDREGNFLRSWGEGLFSRAHGLHIDCDDNLYCTDDGDHTVRKCTTDGKVLLTIGIPEKPSSFMSGDPFHRCTHTALSPKGEIYVSDGYGNARVHKFTPDGKLLKSWGEPGTDPGQFNIVHNIATDADGFVYVADRENHRVQVFDGNGKYETQWNNLHRPCALCCCGGGKSPTFIIGELGPGLAVNRKVPNLGPRLSIVDAKGNRIARLGGEAGPGVASGKFLAPHGIALDSRGDIYVGEVGVTDWKTSFPDEEMPAAVRATRCLQKLERVRE; from the coding sequence ATGCCAGCCATTCTCGGCACCGGCGAGCATTGCTACCGCGTCGTTGAAAACTTCGCAAAGCTGCCGGACGGATGGCAGCTCACCGATGTCGCTTCGGTCGCGGTCGACAGCAAGGACCGCGTCTACGTCTTCAACCGCGGGGCCCATCCGATGGTCGTGCTGGACCGCGAGGGCAATTTTCTCCGGAGTTGGGGCGAAGGCCTGTTCTCGCGCGCCCACGGCCTGCACATCGATTGCGACGACAATCTCTATTGCACCGATGACGGCGACCACACCGTGCGCAAGTGCACCACCGACGGCAAGGTGCTGTTGACGATCGGCATCCCCGAGAAACCGTCGTCATTCATGAGCGGCGATCCCTTCCACCGCTGTACCCACACCGCGTTGTCGCCGAAGGGCGAAATCTACGTCTCCGACGGCTATGGCAATGCGCGCGTGCACAAGTTCACGCCGGACGGCAAGCTCCTCAAGAGCTGGGGCGAGCCCGGCACCGATCCCGGCCAGTTCAACATCGTGCACAACATCGCCACCGACGCTGACGGCTTTGTTTATGTCGCCGACCGCGAGAACCACCGCGTGCAAGTGTTCGACGGCAACGGGAAGTACGAGACGCAGTGGAACAATCTGCACCGCCCCTGTGCGCTGTGCTGTTGCGGTGGCGGCAAAAGCCCGACCTTCATTATCGGGGAACTCGGCCCCGGCCTCGCGGTCAACCGCAAGGTGCCCAATCTCGGCCCCCGGCTGTCGATTGTGGATGCAAAAGGCAACCGCATCGCGCGGCTCGGCGGCGAGGCAGGCCCGGGCGTTGCGAGCGGAAAATTCCTGGCGCCGCACGGCATCGCGCTGGATTCCAGGGGCGACATCTATGTCGGCGAGGTCGGCGTCACCGACTGGAAGACCAGCTTTCCGGACGAGGAGATGCCGGCCGCGGTGCGCGCGACGCGATGTTTGCAGAAGCTGGAGCGGGTGCGGGAGTAG
- a CDS encoding dodecin — MPPAEHDHVYKILELVGSSETSIEDAIKNAVSRAAKTVREMKWFEVVQTRGHIENGAVRHYQVTLRVGFTLDE; from the coding sequence ATGCCCCCAGCCGAGCACGATCACGTCTACAAGATCCTGGAACTGGTCGGATCGTCCGAGACCTCGATCGAGGATGCGATCAAGAACGCGGTCAGCCGGGCTGCCAAGACCGTTCGCGAGATGAAATGGTTCGAGGTGGTGCAAACGCGCGGCCATATCGAGAACGGTGCCGTGCGCCACTACCAGGTGACGCTCCGCGTCGGCTTCACGCTGGATGAGTAA
- a CDS encoding HNH endonuclease, whose amino-acid sequence MNAHVSQGHWPVLVLNADFRPLSYYPLSLWSWQDAIKAVFLDRVNIVAHYDQAVHSPTLQMQLPSVVSLKSFVKPTTHPAFTRFNVFLRDRFACQYCGSPEDLTFDHIIPRSKGGQTTWENVVAACSPCNLRKGNLTPVQAKMFPRQHAFAPTVHQLHRNGRLFPPNYLHDSWLDYLYWDTELDP is encoded by the coding sequence TTGAACGCACATGTCTCGCAAGGCCATTGGCCGGTGTTGGTGCTGAATGCGGACTTCCGGCCGCTGAGTTACTACCCACTGTCTTTGTGGTCGTGGCAGGACGCGATCAAGGCGGTATTCCTCGACCGCGTCAACATCGTCGCGCATTACGATCAGGCGGTCCACAGCCCCACGCTGCAAATGCAGCTGCCGAGCGTCGTCTCGCTCAAATCCTTCGTCAAGCCGACCACGCACCCTGCCTTCACCCGATTCAACGTCTTCTTGCGCGATCGTTTCGCCTGCCAATATTGCGGCTCGCCCGAAGACCTTACCTTCGACCACATCATCCCGCGCAGCAAAGGCGGCCAGACCACCTGGGAGAATGTGGTTGCGGCCTGCTCGCCCTGCAATCTGCGCAAGGGCAATCTGACGCCCGTGCAGGCCAAGATGTTTCCACGTCAGCACGCGTTCGCGCCGACCGTGCACCAGCTCCACCGCAATGGCCGCCTGTTCCCACCGAACTATCTGCACGACAGCTGGCTGGATTATCTCTACTGGGATACGGAGCTGGATCCGTAG